In the genome of Pediococcus claussenii ATCC BAA-344, one region contains:
- a CDS encoding MFS transporter yields MYNSRITIKELINSEYRNVLVFLCGMLVMVAGMFSTVDIVPELLKSQDLGVTLLQLINTLPLVILAVMFPLGRIWVQLQSVKKTFQFTLLGFFAGSLIISVSSEFDLILLGRVVQSVSCGMLFPMIFSIISALSKSTNVTTSRKKRGIIVDRAILLATIISIGSLLLGNWQYQEWFFAGVSLITWGFSYKVKFNIQATKYKVDWHEVALSVGAPILLVWVTSLGIGALPDWVNPLFGGFSLILLVGYIVYDLTSYQPLSGLRQLIHCQYITHVFTTIIGYGSFLLLLSIGDLYLVQGLHYSTFFTALALLPAIDAFILMKRSDLVIIRRLTVASLTKTGMTILMIGWLLLSVFSSYLNLIGFIFVSVIIEVGHGLIARHALNYAVFSLPKESRYAGTLFFQQMNLYVPAIILEIFTVILQNNTELSMTGSSLPGVLSSLSGYRAVFLSYLLIVILGWFITIFDDFKIQINLKNIFK; encoded by the coding sequence ATATCGAAATGTGCTTGTGTTTTTGTGTGGTATGCTGGTTATGGTTGCAGGGATGTTTTCAACGGTGGACATTGTCCCTGAGTTACTTAAATCACAAGATCTGGGAGTCACTTTGCTGCAATTAATCAATACATTGCCACTGGTTATCTTAGCAGTCATGTTTCCTCTAGGGCGTATTTGGGTGCAGTTGCAATCTGTTAAAAAGACGTTTCAGTTTACGTTACTTGGCTTCTTTGCCGGCTCGTTAATAATATCGGTTTCCTCAGAATTTGATTTGATTTTGCTTGGAAGGGTTGTACAGTCGGTTAGTTGCGGTATGTTATTTCCCATGATTTTTTCAATTATCAGCGCGTTAAGCAAATCAACGAATGTAACTACTAGTAGGAAAAAACGTGGGATAATTGTTGATAGAGCAATACTTTTGGCTACTATTATCAGTATTGGTTCTTTATTATTAGGTAACTGGCAGTATCAGGAATGGTTTTTTGCAGGTGTTTCTCTCATAACATGGGGCTTTTCTTACAAAGTTAAATTCAATATTCAAGCAACTAAGTATAAAGTTGATTGGCATGAAGTTGCACTCTCAGTTGGGGCACCGATTCTGTTGGTGTGGGTCACAAGTCTTGGAATAGGGGCTCTACCGGACTGGGTAAATCCTTTATTTGGTGGGTTTAGTTTAATTCTATTAGTGGGTTATATCGTTTACGATTTAACGTCTTATCAACCACTTTCCGGTTTAAGGCAGTTGATTCATTGCCAGTATATAACACATGTGTTCACTACAATTATTGGTTATGGTTCATTTTTATTGTTACTCAGTATTGGAGATTTGTACCTGGTTCAAGGATTACATTATTCAACATTTTTCACTGCACTGGCACTTTTACCAGCAATAGATGCATTTATATTGATGAAACGGTCGGATCTAGTAATTATAAGACGTTTGACAGTAGCCAGTCTAACAAAAACCGGTATGACTATCCTGATGATTGGTTGGCTACTGTTGTCCGTTTTTTCCAGCTACTTAAATTTAATCGGATTTATTTTTGTTTCTGTAATAATTGAGGTGGGACATGGGTTGATTGCACGACATGCCTTGAACTATGCGGTTTTTTCACTTCCTAAAGAGAGTAGATATGCCGGAACTTTATTTTTTCAGCAAATGAATTTATATGTTCCGGCTATAATATTAGAGATATTTACAGTGATTTTACAAAATAACACAGAATTGAGTATGACAGGTTCATCATTGCCAGGTGTATTATCTTCTCTTTCAGGATATCGTGCAGTTTTTCTTTCCTATTTATTAATTGTAATATTGGGATGGTTTATAACGATTTTTGATGATTTTAAAATACAAATTAATTTAAAAAATATATTTAAATAG
- a CDS encoding YihY/virulence factor BrkB family protein — MDVQKIWHKVGTFSRALLQRFNDSEVVNNSIVLAYYLLLSIFPALIFLGSLLPILQVHIATVLEYIETAVPDTIYTMTAPIVKDFLSRGNGELLSFGAILMLYSASQAVAAFQRTVNRAYGVAKHQNPITNRVVSFVLTVIFIVIMATFVFLFSFGQTLLRYLTPIFNLPNDWFLLLGQIKWPVTILGIFISLTLLYYLVPNAKIKFKYVIPGAVVATIGSILISQFFSYYLRYFAHSVTSYKTLGTFIAIMFWLNFSSMIVMLGGVVNATWQELKLGDIEETSGSLKKVAGKYKVRIRKTTRNTRKKTWKHRRVR, encoded by the coding sequence ATGGATGTCCAGAAGATTTGGCATAAAGTTGGAACTTTTTCGCGAGCTTTGTTGCAGCGGTTTAATGATTCGGAAGTAGTAAATAACTCAATTGTTTTGGCGTATTATTTGCTACTATCGATTTTTCCAGCACTTATATTTTTAGGTAGTTTATTACCAATTTTGCAAGTCCATATTGCAACTGTTTTAGAGTACATTGAGACGGCAGTTCCGGACACTATCTATACTATGACAGCTCCAATTGTGAAAGACTTTTTAAGTCGAGGTAACGGTGAGCTTCTGTCATTTGGTGCGATTTTAATGCTTTATTCGGCAAGTCAGGCAGTTGCTGCTTTTCAACGTACTGTGAATCGCGCATACGGTGTCGCCAAACATCAGAATCCAATAACTAATCGAGTAGTTTCTTTTGTTTTAACGGTGATTTTTATTGTGATCATGGCAACTTTCGTATTTCTGTTTAGTTTTGGGCAAACACTGTTACGGTATTTAACGCCAATCTTTAACTTACCAAATGATTGGTTTTTATTACTCGGACAAATTAAATGGCCGGTTACGATTCTTGGAATTTTTATTAGTTTAACATTGCTATATTATCTAGTACCAAATGCAAAAATAAAATTTAAATATGTTATACCTGGCGCGGTTGTGGCCACTATCGGATCAATTTTAATCTCACAATTTTTTTCCTATTATTTGCGTTATTTTGCACATTCAGTTACAAGTTATAAAACATTAGGAACTTTTATCGCAATTATGTTTTGGCTTAATTTTTCATCGATGATTGTAATGCTTGGTGGGGTTGTAAATGCGACTTGGCAGGAGTTAAAACTTGGTGACATTGAAGAAACATCTGGTAGTTTGAAAAAAGTTGCTGGAAAATATAAAGTGAGGATTAGAAAAACCACACGAAATACCAGAAAAAAAACTTGGAAACATCGACGGGTAAGATAG
- a CDS encoding MFS transporter, with the protein MINLKNSSTPVAWKSNVTYFITAQNFFLFGSSAVYFAILWYIALKSSSGTWMMLATLATSLPQILISLWAGTWSDRFNRRSLLIMSSTFVSVFTILLALVYFFTGHSLWLLLAIAAIRSLGTGVSTPVGNALLPQLIPRNELTRVNGVNQTASSILLLISPLLSGYILGHLGIMFVFVVDLITAFGGITLLVLIKNVTTPVQTTQKESSISSISHGLGYIFRNPGLRNFMLFTALAFTLIAPSSQLSTLFVKRTFGSGVWLLTFNELFWTIGAALGGIYITAHKNIPNKIKWISLAFIGSGLSFTIMGMIKPFVLYLVFMFASGICMPLIQGTTNIFIQEKIPNEWMGRVFSVLQIVSTGIYPIAMLFFGPLADVIAIKWILVATGLALVVVAIWFNFAMRDQDICK; encoded by the coding sequence TTGATTAACTTGAAAAATTCATCAACACCAGTAGCATGGAAATCAAATGTAACCTATTTTATAACCGCCCAGAACTTCTTTTTATTCGGTTCTTCGGCGGTTTATTTTGCCATCTTATGGTATATCGCTCTTAAATCATCATCGGGTACATGGATGATGCTTGCTACGCTTGCAACTAGTCTTCCTCAAATTTTAATTTCACTTTGGGCTGGGACCTGGTCAGACCGCTTTAACCGGCGCTCTTTGTTAATTATGTCCAGTACCTTTGTTTCTGTATTTACAATTTTGCTCGCTTTAGTCTATTTTTTTACAGGACATAGCTTATGGTTACTACTTGCCATCGCGGCTATTCGTTCGTTAGGAACAGGTGTTTCAACCCCTGTTGGAAATGCTTTATTACCCCAGCTCATTCCACGCAACGAACTTACCAGGGTTAACGGTGTTAATCAAACTGCAAGTTCGATTTTGTTATTAATATCGCCATTACTTAGTGGTTACATCCTAGGACATCTTGGTATCATGTTTGTTTTTGTCGTAGATCTAATCACAGCGTTTGGAGGAATAACATTACTTGTTTTGATCAAGAACGTAACAACTCCTGTTCAAACAACTCAAAAGGAATCTTCAATCTCTTCAATTAGCCATGGATTAGGTTATATTTTTAGAAATCCAGGTCTAAGAAATTTTATGTTGTTTACCGCTCTCGCATTTACACTGATCGCACCATCATCACAGCTTTCCACTTTATTTGTTAAGAGAACTTTTGGATCAGGTGTATGGTTACTAACGTTTAATGAACTATTTTGGACAATAGGTGCAGCACTAGGTGGCATTTATATTACTGCGCACAAAAATATACCTAACAAAATTAAATGGATTAGTTTAGCCTTTATTGGGTCAGGACTCAGCTTTACTATCATGGGTATGATTAAACCATTTGTGCTTTATCTTGTATTTATGTTTGCTTCTGGTATATGCATGCCACTGATTCAAGGAACAACTAACATTTTCATTCAAGAAAAAATTCCGAATGAGTGGATGGGTCGTGTCTTTTCCGTATTACAAATCGTATCAACCGGAATATATCCGATAGCAATGTTATTCTTTGGTCCTTTAGCCGATGTAATAGCTATCAAATGGATTTTAGTTGCAACTGGTTTAGCTTTAGTTGTAGTTGCCATCTGGTTTAATTTTGCGATGCGTGACCAAGATATCTGTAAGTAA
- a CDS encoding ASCH domain-containing protein, whose translation MATPSEQLWDDFVKENNIEGKTFQTRWFGEQTNPAQVTKLANLILSEKKRSTTKPLAYYSAEQEAVPQVGDYFVLLNGDMKPVAVAETVVSELIPFLRISAEHAYNEGEGDLSLEDWRARTRTKFNDLMANYDHHFSEDDPVVSEAIKVVYRKD comes from the coding sequence ATGGCAACTCCATCAGAACAACTATGGGATGATTTTGTTAAAGAAAATAACATTGAAGGTAAAACTTTCCAAACACGCTGGTTTGGTGAACAGACCAATCCCGCGCAAGTTACCAAATTGGCTAATTTAATTCTAAGTGAAAAAAAACGTTCTACTACAAAACCCCTTGCATACTATTCTGCTGAACAAGAGGCCGTCCCACAAGTTGGGGATTACTTTGTATTACTTAATGGCGATATGAAGCCCGTTGCCGTTGCTGAAACAGTTGTATCTGAATTAATTCCTTTTTTACGAATTTCAGCTGAGCACGCGTATAATGAAGGTGAAGGAGATTTATCTCTAGAAGATTGGCGTGCTCGTACACGTACAAAATTTAACGATTTGATGGCGAACTACGACCATCATTTTTCAGAAGATGATCCGGTTGTTTCTGAAGCTATTAAAGTCGTTTATCGTAAGGATTGA